Proteins found in one Allorhizobium pseudoryzae genomic segment:
- the smpB gene encoding SsrA-binding protein SmpB, which yields MAPKGSQRVVNKIVAENRKARFNYEIIDTYEAGLVLTGTEVKSLRDGKANIAESYASDEGNEIWLINSHLPEYLQANRFNHEPRRRRKLLLSKREINRLRAGINREGMTLVPLKIYFNEKGRAKLELALAKGKKLHDKRETEKERDWNRQKSRLLKTG from the coding sequence ATGGCACCCAAAGGCAGCCAGCGCGTCGTCAACAAGATCGTTGCGGAAAACCGCAAGGCGCGCTTCAACTATGAGATCATCGACACCTATGAGGCGGGCCTCGTTCTGACGGGGACGGAGGTGAAATCGCTGCGCGACGGCAAGGCCAACATCGCCGAATCCTATGCGTCCGACGAAGGGAACGAGATCTGGCTGATCAATTCGCATCTGCCGGAATATCTGCAGGCCAACCGCTTCAACCATGAGCCGCGTCGCCGCCGCAAGCTTCTGCTGTCCAAGCGGGAGATCAACCGCCTGCGCGCCGGCATCAACCGCGAGGGCATGACGCTCGTGCCGTTGAAGATCTATTTCAACGAAAAGGGCAGGGCGAAGCTGGAGCTGGCGCTTGCCAAGGGCAAGAAGCTGCATGACAAGCGCGAGACCGAGAAGGAACGCGATTGGAACCGGCAGAAGAGCCGGCTGCTGAAGACTGGCTGA
- the dapA gene encoding 4-hydroxy-tetrahydrodipicolinate synthase, protein MFKGSMPALVTPFTDAGAVDEAAFAAHVEWQIAEGSTGLVPVGTTGESPTLSHAEHKRVIELCIEVAAKRVPVIAGAGSNNTREAIELAQHAEQAGADGILVVTPYYNKPTQKGLIAHFSAIAQAVSLPIIIYNIPPRSVIDMLPETMGALAKAHKNIVGVKDATGKLERVSEQRMACGKDFIQLSGEDGTALGFNAHGGVGCISVTANVAPRLCAEFQQATLTGDYAKALDYQDRLMPLHKAIFMEPGVCGAKYGLSRVRGTSRFARSPLLSTLEPATEAAIDAALRHAGLLN, encoded by the coding sequence ATGTTCAAGGGATCCATGCCCGCGCTGGTTACACCGTTTACGGATGCGGGTGCGGTGGATGAGGCGGCCTTCGCCGCTCATGTGGAGTGGCAGATCGCAGAAGGGTCCACCGGCCTTGTTCCGGTCGGCACCACCGGGGAATCGCCGACCCTGTCCCATGCCGAACACAAGCGTGTCATCGAACTCTGCATCGAAGTGGCCGCCAAGCGGGTGCCGGTCATTGCCGGTGCCGGTTCCAACAACACGCGCGAAGCGATCGAACTTGCCCAGCATGCCGAACAGGCCGGTGCCGATGGCATCCTCGTCGTCACCCCCTATTACAACAAGCCGACGCAGAAGGGCCTGATCGCCCATTTCAGCGCGATTGCCCAGGCTGTCAGCCTGCCGATCATCATCTACAACATCCCGCCGCGTTCGGTCATCGACATGCTGCCGGAGACGATGGGCGCGCTTGCCAAGGCGCACAAGAACATCGTTGGCGTGAAGGATGCGACCGGCAAGCTAGAGCGCGTCTCCGAGCAGCGCATGGCCTGCGGCAAGGACTTCATCCAGTTGTCCGGCGAAGATGGAACTGCGCTCGGCTTCAACGCCCATGGCGGTGTCGGATGCATCTCGGTGACGGCCAATGTCGCGCCGCGTCTCTGCGCCGAATTCCAGCAGGCAACGCTCACCGGTGATTATGCCAAGGCGCTCGATTACCAGGACCGCCTGATGCCGCTGCACAAGGCCATCTTCATGGAGCCCGGCGTCTGCGGCGCGAAATACGGCCTGTCGCGGGTGCGCGGCACCAGCCGTTTTGCCCGTTCGCCGCTTCTCTCGACTCTGGAGCCGGCCACCGAAGCCGCCATCGATGCGGCCCTGCGCCACGCCGGGCTGCTGAACTGA
- a CDS encoding lytic transglycosylase domain-containing protein yields the protein MKRPVLTVLLALASGLPGAFASPLPEGPVPLPFARPDDPVEAVFPTPEITGAIPRPLPQDSALIQLKSALDALSARDVATALAVRNSLPDGSLDRHLLTWAIVTSGLRDVPSYEIASAQVELKGWPGLARLRAGSERSLYQENPPAAQVLAAFGRTQPETVQGAMILARALVSSGETARAAAALRPFWTAYALDKETEDRILSEFGPLLQPGDHKARMDYLMYRGRVSQAKRFGDLGKAQSLYNAWAAVAGKAKNAEALLKAVDRQWLNDPALLFARIEFLRQQDRYEEAAQLLAQSPRDASEKINTTEWWNERRIIARGLADQGDFRAAYAIVAAHSARSATDIVDAEFHAGWYALRALNNPNAAARHFEKILQTSTRPLSASRALYWLGRSAEAGGPGKAKEFYQRAARFPATFYGQLAAAKLDSKRLDVSYPSPSPSDRRTFEMREAVRAIDRLEAVGHGRRADALYRALADELTSPGELAILASRAERNQNHALSLAIGKTAFNRGIDVAALAFPVGVIPANANIAGSGKALAYAIARQESAFNPSAISPADARGLLQILPGTAKGVAGRHGLPYVAARLTSDAGYNATLGAHYLGEQIDAFGGSYILTFIAYNAGPRRVPEWINRYGDPRGKSLDAVIDWIERIPFPETRNYVQRVMENYQVYKVRLGQQADIENDLRFGRR from the coding sequence ATGAAACGACCTGTCCTGACTGTCCTTCTGGCCTTGGCGAGCGGGCTACCCGGGGCGTTCGCATCTCCGCTTCCAGAAGGCCCCGTGCCGCTGCCGTTCGCGCGGCCCGACGATCCCGTCGAGGCCGTATTTCCGACGCCGGAGATCACCGGCGCCATTCCGCGCCCGCTGCCGCAGGACAGCGCACTGATCCAGTTGAAGAGCGCGCTCGATGCGCTGTCGGCACGGGATGTCGCGACCGCGCTTGCCGTGCGCAACAGCCTTCCCGATGGAAGCCTGGACCGGCATCTCCTCACCTGGGCGATCGTCACCTCCGGCCTGCGCGATGTGCCGTCCTATGAAATCGCCTCCGCCCAGGTCGAGTTGAAGGGCTGGCCGGGTCTTGCCCGCCTGCGCGCCGGCTCGGAACGGTCGCTCTACCAGGAAAACCCGCCAGCGGCGCAGGTTCTGGCCGCCTTCGGGCGCACACAACCGGAAACGGTGCAGGGCGCGATGATCCTGGCACGGGCGCTCGTAAGCTCCGGAGAAACGGCACGCGCTGCCGCCGCCCTCAGGCCGTTCTGGACGGCCTATGCGCTGGACAAGGAGACCGAGGACCGCATCCTGTCCGAATTCGGCCCCCTCTTACAGCCGGGCGACCACAAGGCGCGGATGGACTACCTGATGTATCGCGGCCGCGTGAGCCAGGCGAAGCGCTTCGGGGACCTCGGCAAGGCGCAGTCGCTCTACAACGCCTGGGCCGCGGTCGCCGGCAAGGCAAAGAATGCCGAAGCCCTGCTGAAGGCGGTCGACCGGCAATGGCTGAACGACCCGGCCCTCCTCTTTGCCCGCATCGAATTTCTGCGGCAGCAGGACCGCTACGAGGAGGCGGCGCAACTGCTTGCCCAATCGCCGCGCGACGCATCCGAAAAGATCAACACCACGGAATGGTGGAACGAGCGGCGCATTATTGCCCGGGGGCTGGCCGATCAGGGGGATTTTCGCGCCGCCTATGCGATCGTCGCCGCCCATTCCGCCCGCAGCGCCACGGACATCGTCGATGCGGAATTTCATGCAGGCTGGTACGCGCTGCGCGCACTGAACAATCCGAATGCGGCGGCTCGGCATTTCGAAAAGATCCTGCAGACATCGACCCGTCCACTCTCCGCCTCGCGGGCACTCTACTGGCTGGGGCGCTCGGCAGAGGCCGGCGGGCCTGGCAAGGCAAAGGAGTTCTACCAGCGGGCGGCGCGTTTTCCGGCAACCTTCTACGGCCAGCTGGCGGCGGCAAAACTCGATTCGAAACGCCTGGACGTGTCCTACCCGTCCCCCTCGCCTTCCGACCGCCGGACCTTCGAGATGCGCGAAGCCGTGCGGGCGATCGACAGGCTGGAGGCTGTCGGCCACGGACGACGCGCTGATGCACTGTACCGGGCGCTCGCCGATGAACTGACCAGCCCGGGCGAACTGGCCATCCTTGCCTCCCGCGCCGAACGCAACCAGAACCACGCGCTGTCGCTGGCCATCGGCAAGACCGCGTTCAACCGCGGCATTGATGTCGCAGCCCTCGCCTTCCCCGTTGGCGTCATTCCGGCCAACGCCAATATTGCAGGCTCCGGCAAGGCGCTGGCCTATGCGATCGCGCGGCAGGAAAGCGCCTTCAACCCCTCCGCCATCTCGCCGGCCGATGCCCGCGGTCTCCTGCAGATCCTGCCCGGGACCGCCAAGGGGGTCGCCGGACGGCACGGGCTTCCCTATGTTGCCGCCCGGCTGACGAGCGATGCCGGTTATAACGCCACGCTTGGCGCACATTATCTCGGCGAGCAGATCGATGCCTTCGGCGGTTCCTACATCCTCACCTTCATCGCCTACAATGCAGGGCCCCGCCGCGTGCCCGAATGGATCAACCGCTATGGCGATCCGCGCGGCAAATCGCTGGACGCGGTGATCGACTGGATCGAACGCATCCCCTTCCCCGAAACCCGCAATTATGTGCAGCGGGTGATGGAGAACTACCAGGTCTACAAGGTGCGGCTCGGACAGCAGGCCGATATCGAAAACGACCTCCGCTTCGGCCGTCGCTGA
- a CDS encoding alpha/beta fold hydrolase codes for MADFEQHFIQSADGLSLGYRVYAGDPAQMPLICLPGLTRNARDFHQLATLLTAQIVVAPTIVSVDYRGRGTSDRAADPATYNIGTECQDLLLLLDHLKIDKACFIGTSRGGLILHILTSVAPERIGCVIFNDVGPVLEIQGLRDIQSYLTGAPALAGWPEAVRHLKSIHGQGFPALQEDDWQDLAQSIYVDRDDRITADCDPAIGRAFATLPLEEPLPDLWAQFDQFADIPMMVVRGENSTLLSEATVGEMQARRPRLRAVVALGQGHAPLLHVEPLARDIISFLNSVTGD; via the coding sequence ATGGCAGATTTCGAACAACACTTCATCCAGAGCGCTGACGGGCTTTCGCTCGGCTACCGGGTCTATGCCGGCGACCCGGCGCAGATGCCGCTGATCTGTCTGCCGGGCCTCACCCGCAATGCCCGCGACTTCCATCAACTGGCGACGTTGCTGACGGCCCAGATTGTGGTAGCCCCGACCATCGTCAGCGTCGACTACCGCGGACGCGGCACATCCGATCGTGCCGCGGATCCGGCCACCTACAATATCGGCACGGAGTGCCAGGATCTTCTGCTGCTGCTCGACCATCTGAAAATCGACAAGGCCTGTTTCATCGGCACGTCGCGCGGCGGTCTCATCCTGCACATCCTGACAAGCGTCGCGCCCGAGCGCATCGGCTGCGTCATTTTCAACGATGTCGGGCCTGTGCTCGAAATCCAGGGCTTGCGGGATATCCAGTCCTATCTGACGGGAGCGCCGGCCCTCGCCGGATGGCCGGAGGCTGTCCGGCACCTCAAATCCATCCACGGCCAAGGCTTCCCGGCGCTTCAGGAGGACGACTGGCAGGACCTTGCGCAATCCATCTATGTGGACCGCGATGACCGCATCACCGCCGATTGCGATCCGGCCATCGGGCGCGCCTTCGCGACCCTGCCGCTGGAGGAGCCGTTGCCGGATCTCTGGGCGCAGTTCGACCAGTTTGCCGATATACCCATGATGGTCGTGCGCGGGGAAAACTCAACGCTTCTGAGCGAGGCTACGGTGGGTGAGATGCAGGCCCGACGACCAAGACTGCGGGCGGTGGTGGCCCTTGGCCAGGGCCACGCGCCGCTTCTGCATGTGGAGCCCCTCGCCCGGGACATAATATCGTTTCTGAACAGCGTCACCGGCGACTGA
- a CDS encoding porin: MNIRALILSSAAALSFGTVAHSADAIVAAEPEPMEYVRVCDAFGTGYFYIPGTETCLKLTGYIRFQVDADSRDSQPSWNARTRGLVTFDSKSDTEYGPLGGTITLRAWADDSSNSLNANDGQVEIDEAFLTLGGFRAGYGYNYWDSDIAGETDDLGSNRINQIGYEGAFGNFKAGIFLDELNSPTFTNNDTLGVEGQVSGDFGSVAFALLGGYDIDKENGAVRLIATAPIGPGTFSVAGIYSSGDNAYYNQAEWTVATSYELTVNDKFKVTPGFQYWDKIDLVRGDFAGDRNKWQAGVTLDYAITKGLAAKVSAQYTDEERAAEYWSGFFRLQRSF; encoded by the coding sequence ATGAATATCAGAGCTCTTATCCTCAGCTCGGCGGCTGCCCTGTCGTTCGGCACGGTTGCCCATTCTGCCGACGCCATCGTCGCTGCAGAGCCGGAGCCGATGGAATATGTTCGCGTGTGCGATGCATTCGGCACGGGTTATTTTTACATTCCGGGCACGGAAACCTGCCTGAAGCTCACCGGCTATATCCGCTTCCAGGTTGACGCCGATTCGCGCGACTCGCAGCCGAGCTGGAACGCGCGTACGCGTGGTCTGGTCACCTTCGATTCGAAGTCCGACACGGAATACGGTCCGCTCGGCGGCACCATCACGCTTCGTGCATGGGCTGACGATTCGAGCAACTCGCTGAACGCCAACGACGGCCAGGTCGAAATCGACGAAGCCTTCCTGACCCTCGGTGGTTTCCGCGCTGGTTACGGCTACAACTACTGGGATAGCGACATCGCCGGCGAAACCGACGATCTCGGCTCCAACCGCATCAACCAGATCGGTTACGAAGGCGCCTTCGGCAACTTCAAGGCTGGCATCTTCCTCGACGAGCTGAACAGCCCGACCTTCACCAACAACGACACGCTCGGTGTTGAAGGCCAGGTTTCCGGCGACTTCGGTTCGGTTGCCTTCGCTCTGCTCGGTGGCTATGACATCGACAAGGAAAACGGCGCTGTTCGTCTGATCGCAACCGCGCCGATCGGCCCGGGCACGTTCAGCGTTGCTGGCATCTATTCCAGCGGCGACAACGCTTACTACAACCAGGCCGAATGGACTGTTGCGACCTCCTATGAACTGACGGTCAACGACAAGTTCAAGGTCACCCCGGGCTTCCAGTACTGGGATAAGATCGACCTCGTGCGTGGTGATTTTGCTGGCGACCGCAACAAGTGGCAGGCTGGTGTGACGCTCGACTACGCGATCACCAAGGGTCTCGCCGCCAAGGTTTCGGCACAGTACACCGACGAAGAGCGCGCTGCCGAATACTGGAGCGGCTTCTTCCGCCTGCAGCGTTCGTTCTAA
- a CDS encoding porin codes for MNIKSLLLGSAAALAAVSGAQAADAIVAAEPEPMEYVRVCDAFGTGYFYIPGTETCLKISGYVRFQVDFDERDSVANWNARTRGLVTFASKSDTEYGPLGGTITVRAWADDSSNTLNANDGQVEIDEAFLTLGGFRAGYGYNYWDLGIVGETDELGSNRINQIGYEADLGAFKAGIFLDELNSPTFTNNDTLGVEGQISGAFGPVKAALLGGYDIDREEGAVRGILSAAIGPGTLEGAVVYSSGANAYYSASEWAYAIAYEAKVTDKFKITPGFQYWDNYAFNSNRDGWKAGVALDYAITKGFAAKVSVQYTEIDGVNGGDGYTSGYFRLQRSF; via the coding sequence ATGAACATCAAGAGCCTTCTTCTCGGCTCCGCTGCTGCACTCGCAGCAGTATCCGGCGCTCAGGCTGCCGATGCTATCGTCGCCGCTGAGCCGGAGCCGATGGAATACGTTCGCGTGTGCGATGCTTTCGGCACGGGCTACTTCTACATCCCGGGCACGGAAACCTGCCTCAAGATCAGCGGTTACGTCCGCTTCCAGGTTGACTTCGACGAGCGTGACTCGGTTGCCAACTGGAACGCCCGCACCCGTGGTCTGGTAACGTTCGCTTCGAAGTCCGACACCGAATACGGTCCGCTCGGCGGCACCATCACGGTTCGTGCATGGGCTGACGACTCCAGCAACACGCTGAACGCCAACGACGGCCAGGTCGAAATCGACGAAGCCTTCCTGACCCTCGGCGGCTTCCGCGCTGGTTACGGCTACAACTACTGGGACTTGGGCATTGTTGGTGAAACCGACGAACTCGGTTCGAACCGCATCAACCAGATCGGTTACGAAGCTGACCTCGGCGCCTTCAAGGCCGGCATCTTCCTCGACGAGCTGAACAGCCCGACCTTCACCAACAACGACACGCTCGGCGTCGAAGGCCAGATCTCTGGCGCATTCGGCCCGGTCAAGGCTGCCCTGCTCGGCGGTTACGACATCGACCGTGAAGAAGGTGCAGTTCGTGGTATCCTGAGCGCCGCTATCGGCCCGGGCACGCTCGAAGGTGCAGTTGTTTACTCGTCTGGCGCCAACGCTTACTACTCGGCTTCCGAGTGGGCTTACGCGATTGCTTACGAAGCCAAGGTGACCGACAAGTTCAAGATCACCCCCGGCTTCCAGTACTGGGACAACTACGCGTTCAACAGCAACCGCGACGGCTGGAAGGCCGGTGTGGCTCTCGACTACGCGATCACCAAGGGCTTCGCTGCCAAGGTTTCCGTACAGTACACCGAAATCGACGGCGTGAACGGCGGCGACGGTTACACCTCGGGCTACTTCCGCCTGCAGCGTTCGTTCTAA
- a CDS encoding NAD(P)/FAD-dependent oxidoreductase, producing MTDRLVIVGGGQAAFALAAKLRALKDMRPVTILSVEPVAPYQRPPLSKKYLLGEMEFSRLLFRPETWYAENAVDLRLSAFVEHIDPKAHRVRLQDGSVVDYGTLVLATGATPRKLPAQLGGDLAGVYGMREKQDADRLAGEMQAGRRVLIIGGGYIGLEAAAVARHKGLEVTVIEMADRILKRVASAETAGMIRNIHIGHGVTIRESTGLTRLNGEDGRVVSADLADGAVLPVDLVIVGIGVTANTELAELAGLTVGNGIVVDEFARTSDPDIFAVGDCAELPWQGERVRLESVQNAVDQAESVAATLAGHPAPYEAKPWFWSDQYDVKLQIAGFNLGYDDTLVRPGAREGSASVWYFRQGRFVAVDAINDAKAYVTGKKLLDLGRTPDRAIIADPAQDLKLLLS from the coding sequence GTGACGGACAGGCTGGTGATTGTTGGCGGCGGTCAGGCGGCGTTTGCGCTCGCGGCAAAACTGCGGGCATTGAAGGACATGCGCCCGGTGACGATCCTGAGCGTCGAGCCGGTGGCGCCGTATCAGCGACCGCCGCTCTCCAAGAAATACCTGCTCGGCGAGATGGAGTTCTCCCGCCTGCTGTTTCGTCCCGAAACCTGGTATGCCGAGAATGCGGTCGATCTGAGGTTGTCGGCCTTTGTCGAGCATATCGATCCCAAGGCTCACCGCGTTCGGCTGCAGGACGGCTCCGTCGTGGATTATGGCACGCTGGTGCTCGCAACCGGTGCCACCCCGCGAAAACTGCCGGCGCAACTCGGGGGTGATCTCGCGGGCGTCTACGGGATGCGCGAGAAGCAGGATGCCGACCGGCTGGCGGGTGAGATGCAGGCGGGCCGGCGCGTACTGATCATTGGCGGCGGCTATATCGGCCTCGAAGCCGCCGCCGTCGCCCGTCACAAAGGGCTTGAGGTGACGGTGATCGAAATGGCCGACCGCATTCTCAAGCGGGTGGCATCGGCGGAGACCGCCGGCATGATCCGCAATATCCATATCGGACACGGCGTCACCATCCGCGAATCGACCGGCCTCACCCGGTTGAACGGGGAGGACGGACGTGTCGTGTCCGCTGACCTGGCTGATGGCGCGGTGCTGCCCGTCGATCTGGTCATCGTCGGCATCGGCGTCACCGCGAACACGGAACTGGCGGAACTGGCCGGCCTCACAGTCGGCAACGGGATCGTGGTGGACGAATTCGCCCGCACCAGCGACCCGGACATCTTTGCCGTCGGCGATTGCGCCGAATTGCCCTGGCAGGGGGAGCGCGTGCGGCTCGAATCGGTGCAGAACGCCGTCGATCAGGCGGAATCGGTGGCCGCGACGCTGGCCGGCCATCCGGCACCTTATGAGGCAAAGCCCTGGTTCTGGTCGGACCAGTATGATGTGAAGCTGCAGATCGCCGGCTTCAATCTTGGCTATGACGATACGCTGGTACGTCCCGGCGCCCGCGAAGGCAGCGCTTCGGTCTGGTATTTCCGCCAGGGCCGATTCGTGGCGGTCGACGCCATCAACGATGCCAAGGCCTATGTAACCGGCAAGAAGCTTCTGGACCTTGGCCGCACGCCGGACCGCGCCATCATCGCCGATCCCGCACAGGACCTGAAACTGCTGCTTTCCTAG
- a CDS encoding pyridoxal phosphate-dependent aminotransferase, with amino-acid sequence MTAFSRFTPLLQSLPATVPFVGPEAIERNRGLTVKARIGANESGFGPAPSVLETIAAAARDTWKYADPENFALKQALGQHLGCDAQNIAIGEGIDSLLGHIVRMVIEPGMTVATSLGAYPTFNFHVAGYGGRLVTTPYVDDREDLDGLLALVEKEKASLLYFANPDNPMGSWWDAERVADFVRAVPETCLLILDEAYCETAPEGATPAIDAFLDRPNVMRTRTFSKAYGLAGARVGYVVTTPENAQSFDKIRHHFGMPRISVAAALAALEDQAYLHQATDAIRQSRERIAAIARENGLTPLPSATNFVAVDCGRDGAYARAIVDGLMEHGVFIRMPGVAPLNRCIRISAGVEADMALLETALPKVLAAIG; translated from the coding sequence ATGACCGCCTTTTCCCGTTTCACCCCACTTCTCCAAAGCCTGCCGGCGACCGTTCCTTTTGTCGGGCCGGAAGCGATCGAGCGAAACCGGGGGCTGACGGTGAAGGCCCGCATCGGCGCCAACGAGAGCGGTTTCGGCCCCGCCCCCTCCGTTCTGGAGACAATTGCTGCTGCCGCTCGCGACACCTGGAAATATGCCGATCCGGAAAATTTTGCGCTGAAGCAGGCACTTGGCCAGCATCTCGGCTGCGACGCACAGAACATCGCCATCGGTGAAGGCATCGATTCGCTGCTCGGTCACATCGTGCGCATGGTGATCGAGCCCGGCATGACGGTCGCGACCTCGCTTGGCGCCTATCCGACCTTCAACTTCCATGTGGCCGGATATGGCGGACGGCTGGTGACGACGCCTTATGTGGACGACCGCGAGGATCTCGACGGTCTGCTGGCGCTCGTTGAAAAGGAAAAGGCCTCGCTCCTCTATTTCGCCAACCCCGACAATCCGATGGGCAGCTGGTGGGATGCGGAGCGCGTCGCAGACTTCGTGCGAGCCGTGCCGGAAACCTGTCTGCTGATCCTCGACGAGGCCTATTGCGAGACAGCGCCGGAGGGAGCAACGCCGGCGATCGACGCCTTCCTCGACCGTCCGAACGTGATGCGCACGCGCACCTTCTCCAAGGCCTATGGGCTTGCCGGTGCGCGCGTCGGTTATGTCGTCACGACACCGGAGAATGCGCAGAGCTTCGACAAGATCCGCCACCATTTCGGCATGCCGCGCATCAGCGTCGCGGCGGCGCTCGCGGCCCTCGAAGACCAGGCCTATCTGCACCAGGCGACCGACGCGATCCGGCAGTCGCGGGAGCGGATTGCCGCAATCGCTCGAGAAAACGGCCTGACACCGCTTCCCTCCGCGACAAATTTCGTGGCTGTGGATTGTGGTCGCGACGGGGCTTACGCCCGGGCGATCGTCGATGGATTGATGGAGCACGGGGTCTTCATCCGCATGCCCGGCGTGGCCCCACTCAACCGCTGCATCCGCATCAGCGCCGGCGTGGAGGCCGATATGGCGCTGCTCGAGACGGCGCTGCCCAAGGTGCTGGCGGCGATCGGATAA
- a CDS encoding sel1 repeat family protein, protein MARFDMTHSEMATMGGEARAENFCDMGLMYATGRGCDVDLVAAHKWLNIAAIKGSDRAAELRADLAHTMTKMQLAEALRAAREWMTMH, encoded by the coding sequence ATGGCACGCTTTGACATGACGCATTCCGAAATGGCCACCATGGGTGGCGAAGCCCGCGCCGAAAACTTCTGCGACATGGGCCTGATGTATGCAACCGGCCGCGGTTGCGACGTCGATCTGGTCGCGGCCCACAAGTGGCTGAACATCGCCGCGATCAAGGGCTCCGACCGCGCCGCCGAACTGCGCGCCGACCTCGCACACACCATGACGAAGATGCAGCTTGCCGAGGCGCTGCGCGCCGCCCGCGAGTGGATGACCATGCACTGA
- a CDS encoding DUF2147 domain-containing protein, whose product MIRTILLSGAFLVASLAPTVAAEPIVGNWKTASGETAVIAQCGSAYCVTLKTGKYAGRQIGSMSGKGAEYTGEITDPAADKTYSGSAAVSGNALKMKGCVMSVFCKTQTWTRL is encoded by the coding sequence ATGATCCGAACCATACTACTAAGCGGCGCATTCCTGGTGGCAAGCCTTGCACCAACGGTGGCGGCCGAGCCGATCGTCGGCAACTGGAAGACGGCCAGCGGCGAAACCGCCGTGATTGCCCAGTGTGGCTCCGCCTACTGCGTGACGCTGAAGACAGGCAAATATGCCGGCAGGCAGATCGGCAGCATGAGCGGCAAGGGTGCGGAGTATACCGGTGAGATCACCGATCCCGCAGCCGACAAGACCTATAGCGGCTCGGCCGCCGTCAGCGGCAATGCACTGAAGATGAAGGGCTGCGTGATGTCGGTGTTCTGCAAGACGCAGACCTGGACGCGCCTCTGA